From Penicillium psychrofluorescens genome assembly, chromosome: 1, one genomic window encodes:
- a CDS encoding uncharacterized protein (ID:PFLUO_001095-T1.cds;~source:funannotate), protein MDGAAGVTQCTIPPGGQFVYNITIPQDQSGTFWYHAHSGTSRADGLYGGLVVHAPAPKSTVRGLISRERGRDESSYDQELLLLIGDWYHRPSGDVLAWYKEPGNFGNEPVPDSLLVNGVGHFDCSMAVPARPLDCVAQSVNSSFLDLDPDTKYRIRVVNTGALAGISLTFDQEHLDLIQVDSIDTARSEQKDANSIGILYPGQRMDFILHSSPKDSKQSSIMISLDEECFKYANPALTPEQTFLINYLPSSSSPESEAKGKHSEPTIRNTINLDDTPSSPSILKDLPPKAQETHVVYTKIQKMARNANVPFGYFNHTSWQTQQDPRVPLIALPRSQWDKNQFSFTTGKETQWVDLVVNNLDEGPHPFHLHGYHFYILTVHEATFGWGSYNPFSDDYPPGLEPDETTDSTDTNTSQEQPYDLTRATLRDTVYIPSRGYAVLRFRADKPGVWMLHCHVVWHLATGMAMLIDVQGDPGGVVAHDLGLGLGLGSEGICSG, encoded by the exons ATGGACGGTGCGGCCGGGGTAACACAGTGTACCATCCCTCCCGGAGGCCAGTTCGTCTACAATATCACCATCCCTCAAGACCAAAGCGGGACATTCTGGTATCATGCGCACTCGGGGACCTCGAGAGCGGACGGCTTGTACGGCGGTCTGGTGGTTCACGCACCGGCTCCCAAGTCCACCGTTCGAGGACTGATTTCTCGAGAGCGTGGCCGCGACGAGTCAAGCTACGATCAGGAACTTCTGCTTCTCATTGGAGATTGGTATCATCGGCCATCCGGTGATGTTCTTGCTTGGTATAAGGAGCCAGGCAATTTCGGGAATGAG CCTGTTCCTGACTCCCTCCTGGTTAATGGTGTGGGCCATTTTGACTGTTCTATGGCCGTGCCCGCTCGTCCGCTGGATTGCGTGGCCCAATCGGTTAATTCATCCTTCCTGGACCTTGACCCGGACACGAAGTACCGGATCCGTGTTGTCAACACTGG TGCATTGGCTGGGATATCCCTCACGTTCGACCAAGAGCATCTAGACCTTATACAGGTGGATAGCATCGACACAGCGCGGTCTGAGCAGAAAGATGCGAATTCGATTGGCATTCTATACCCCGGCCAACGCATGGACTTTATCCTTCACTCATCACCAAAAGACTCGAAGCAATCGTCTATAATGATCTCCCTAGACGAAGA ATGCTTCAAATACGCCAACCCAGCCCTAACACCCGAACAAACCTTCCTAATAAACTATCttccctcatcctcatcccccGAATCAGAAGCCAAGGGCAAACACTCCGAACCCACAATCCgcaacaccatcaacctCGACGACACCCCATCCTCCCCTTCAATCCTCAAAGACCTTCCCCCAAAGGCACAGGAGACGCACGTCGTCTACACGAAGATCCAAAAAATGGCCCGCAACGCCAACGTGCCATTCGGGTATTTCAACCATACGTCCTGGCAGACGCAGCAGGATCCCCGCGTGCCGCTAATTGCTCTGCCAAGGAGTCAATGGGATAAGAACCAGTTCTCATTCACGACTGGAAAGGAGACACAATGGGTGGATCTCGTTGTGAATAATCTTGATGAGGGGCCGCATCCTTTTCACTTG CACGGCTACCACTTCTACATCCTGACAGTCCACGAAGCGACATTCGGCTGGGGCTCCTACAACCCTTTCTCCGACGACTATCCACCAGGTCTAGAGCCCGACGAGACTACGGATAGCACAGACACAAACACCTCCCAAGAACAACCGTACGATCTAACCCGCGCCACCCTCCGCGACACAGTCTATATCCCCAGCCGCGGGTACGCCGTGCTGCGTTTTCGCGCGGATAAACCGGGCGTGTGGATGCTGCATTGCCATGTTGTGTGGCATCTTGCGACGGGGATGGCTATGCTTATTGATGTACAGGGTGATCCGGGGGGAGTGGTTGCTCATGATCTTGGGCTTGGGTTGGGATTGGGCTCGGAGGGGATTTGTTCTGGTTGA
- a CDS encoding uncharacterized protein (ID:PFLUO_001096-T1.cds;~source:funannotate) — MGVSDRASHPSFFHLVLLVFEAVLEVVCVSLPGYIAARQGLLDADAQKFLANLNVTLFTPCLIFIKLGSQLTAEKLTDLAIIPVIFVVQTLVSYCCSFLVSKCFRFKKRKSNFVAAMAVFGNSNSLPISLVISLSQTLKGLHWDRIPNDNDDEVGARGILYLLIFQQLGQLVRWSWGYHVLLAPKERFLEEAERADIGHTRIEQGQEHYTDNPNQTDPDEPLVRTRNSDDLERPNGGFQSGDQTPVTARTYSYTKLSSRHSDDEVDDDTGSEETPSVIGPPPQGPFLPRQSSQGHILSFPDVEGTAREAHEADQTRLQHWKASLRRNGDRLRGWFKKRTNAVYQRLPTHVQKGLTVFTHGTTRFLHGLWDFMNPPLWAMLVAIIVASVPALQSLFFDDGTFVRNSVTRAIDQNGQVAVPLILVVLGANLARNTLSKEAIADMEHPHAERKLIIASLIARMLLPTIIMAPFLALLAKYVPISILDDPIFIIVCFLLAGAPSALQLAQICQINNVYVGAMSKLLFQSYVVWILPSTLILVVCALEVVEWASAAT, encoded by the exons ATGGGCGTCTCCGACCGTGCCAGTCatccctccttcttccatctAGTCCTTCTGGTCTTCGAGGCCGTCCTCGAAGTCGTCTGTGTCAGTCTGCCGGGTTATATCGCTGCTCGTCAGGGCTTGCTAGACGCAGATGCTCAGAAATTTCTGGCCAATCTCAACGTGACCCTCTTCACTCCCTGTCTTA TCTTCATCAAGCTCGGCTCGCAGCTGACAGCAGAAAAGCTGACCGAcctcgccatcatccccgtGATCTTTGTCGTCCAGACCTTGGTCTCATACTGCTGTTCATTCCTTGTCTCAAAATGCTTCCGgttcaagaagcgcaagtccaACTTCGTCGCTGCCATGGCG GTGTTTGGCAACTCCAATTCCCTCCCCATATCCCTCGTGATCTCGCTCTCGCAGACCCTCAAAGGCCTCCACTGGGACCGCATCCCGAACGACAACGACGATGAGGTAGGCGCGCGGGGGATTTTATATCTGCTTatcttccagcagctgggcCAATTGGTCCGGTGGAGCTGGGGATACCATGTTTTGTTGGCGCCCAAGGAACGATTCCTCGAAGAGGCGGAGCGCGCAGATATCGGGCATACGCGCATCGAGCAGGGCCAGGAGCACTACACCGATAATCCCAACCAGACAGATCCGGACGAGCCGCTGGTGCGCACACGCAACTCGGATGATCTGGAACGTCCTAACGGCGGGTTCCAGTCTGGAGATCAGACCCCTGTGACGGCGCGAACGTACTCATACACGAAGCTGTCCTCGCGTCAttccgatgatgaggtgGATGACGATACTGGTTCTGAAGAGACCCCGTCGGTGATcggcccgccgccgcaaggCCCGTTCCTACCTCGTCAGAGCTCTCAGGGCCATATCTTGTCGTTTCCGGATGTCGAGGGGACGGCACGAGAAGCCCACGAAGCGGACCAGACCCGTCTCCAGCACTGGAAAGCCTCTCTTCGCCGAAATGGTGACCGCCTCCGAGGCTGGTTTAAGAAGCGAACAAACGCCGTATATCAGCGCCTCCCAACTCACGTCCAGAAGGGGCTCACAGTCTTCACTCATGGAACAACTCGCTTCCTCCACGGACTATGGGACTTCATGAACCCGCCCCTGTGGGCTATGCTGGTCGCAATTATTGTAGCCTCTGTCCCAGCGCTCCAaagcctcttcttcgacgacgGCACGTTCGTCCGCAACTCAGTCACCCGCGCCATCGACCAAAACGGCCAGGTCGCCGTGCCGCTGATCCTCGTCGTGCTGGGCGCCAATCTCGCGCGCAACACCCTCTCCAAAGAAGCCATCGCTGACATGGAGCACCCGCATGCCGAGCGCAAGCTCATTATCGCCTCTTTGATTGCGCGCATGCTTTTACCCACTATTATCATGGCACCGTTCCTGGCTCTGCTGGCCAAATACGTCCCCATCAGCATCCTCGACGAccccatcttcatcatcgtttGTTTCTTGCTGGCCGGTGCGCCCTCCGCGCTGCAGCTCGCGCAGATCTGCCAAATTAATAACGTCTACGTTGGAGCTATGTCTAAGCTACTTTTCCAGAGCTATGTCGTCTG GATCCTCCCATCCACACTGATCCTCGTCGTATGCGCCTTGGAAGTAGTGGAATGGGCCTCCGCCGCGACTTAG
- a CDS encoding uncharacterized protein (ID:PFLUO_001091-T1.cds;~source:funannotate) has translation MPSFAEDHDSPGPDMADSPPIRGTGLHIPSLHKRVRASGTNIAGSPPDGTSWKVPRAPPVAKKVTARPPHYSPSVMPSLSTPSSEKQDAATKEDLTKSEEDPQSGLFHQVSEWLQHEKTRRKTRKARKSAELGAQEDAPADVDGPVEDPNPILSESSFSLEKLEKILLQYGNSRYGAAALGSVQSARRSYRRRTKGLRRGSASDSDTTDLEAAVPHVDAALDNSKTLTYTGGVAGEDDDAANEKNATDREAWVVFKTEIVRLANTLQLKGWRKVSMDSAAEIEVIRLSGALTNAVYVVHPPKHVPVSRSEDGSAALVPRKPPPKLLLRVYGPQVDHLIDREKELQILRRLGRKNIGPRVLGTFINGRFEEYFEARPLTPRELRMSETAKQIAKRMRELHDGIELLEEEREGGPMIFKNWDRWVDRCEQLTSWLDKEIMSSHNEAKAALEPWRRRGFVCGVPWAVFRKAVDSYRIWLIASCGGIEEIKQQLVFAHNDTQYGNLLRLEPASESPLLLPANEHKQLVVIDFEYSSANTPTLEFANHFTEWCYNYHDEDRSWACSNRMYPTPEEQYRFVSAYLTHRPGIPGSPFGTPSIRARTATHITPLSLDDGPEGANPQQLQTEYFNQDELDSEVRQLMHYTRLWRVMNSAQWVAWGIVQAKVPGMEEGVAEMLAAESNSQDAHNSHGNGNDNDNGAKRPAVDGDVDEEEEFDYLAYAQDRAMFFWSDMLALGLVNEEELPAPMVDHIKSRILEY, from the exons ATGCCATCCTTTGCCGAAGACCATGATAGTCCCGGTCCCGACATGGCAG ATTCTCCACCTATTCGGGGAACGGGTTTGCATATTCCCTCGCTACACAAGCGTGTGCGCGCAAGTGGGACCAATATTGCCGGCTCCCCACCAGACGGAACATCCTGGAAAGTGCCCCGTGCTCCTCCCGTCGCGAAAAAGGTGACCGCACGACCACCACATTATTCACCATCGGTCATGCCGTCCCTATCTACCCCGTCGAGCGAAAAGCAGGATGCTGCCACGAAGGAGGACTTGACCAAGTCGGAGGAAGACCCTCAGTCCGGCCTATTTCACCAGGTGTCCGAATGGCTGCAGCACGAGAAAACGAGACGGAAGACCCGCAAAGCGCGCAAATCAGCTGAGTTAGGCGCGCAAGAGGATGCTCCTGCGGATGTCGATGGCCCGGTAGAGGATCCCAACCCTATACTTTCGGAAAGCTCTTTTTCCCTGGAGAAACTGGAGAAAATTTTGCTGCAGTATGGCAACTCGCGGTATGGAGCCGCCGCTCTGGGCTCCGTCCAGTCAGCACGGCGGTCATACCGCCGCCGTACAAAGGGGTTGCGAAGAGGGTCGGCGTCGGATTCGGATACTACCGATCTTGAGGCTGCCGTCCCCCATGTGGATGCTGCTCTCGACAATTCAAAGACCCTCACCTACACTGGTGGCGTTGCAGGagaggacgacgatgctGCAAATGAGAAAAACGCCACGGATCGGGAAGCTTGGGTCGTTTTCAAGACCGAAATCGTTCGTCTTGCGAATACGCTGCAGCTTAAAGGATGGCGGAAAGTCTCCATGGACTCTGCGGCGGAGATTGAAGTGATCCGGCTGAGTGGCGCTCTGACGAACGCCGTGTACGTGGTCCATCCACCGAAACATGTCCCTGTCTCAAGGTCCGAAGATGGATCTGCGGCGCTGGTTCCGAGAAAGCCTCCACCGAAGCTGCTACTGCGCGTGTATGGTCCCCAGGTGGATCACCTCATTGATCGGGAGAAGGAACTACAGATCCTCCGCCGATTGGGGCGCAAGAATATCGGCCCTCGTGTGCTGGGGACTTTTATCAACGGCCGATTCGAAGAGTACTTCGAAGCTCGTCCGCTGACCCCGCGGGAACTGCGAATGTCTGAAACAGCCAAGCAGATCGCCAAGCGCATGAGAGAGCTGCATGATGGCATCGAGCTTCtcgaggaggaaagagaaggCGGCCCGATGATCTTCAAGAATTGGGATAGGTGGGTGGATCGCTGCGAACAGCTCACCTCGTGGCTCGACAAGGAGATTATGTCTTCGCATAATGAGGCCAAAGCTGCTTTGGAACCGTGGCGTCGACGCGGCTTCGTGTGCGGCGTGCCATGGGCAGTGTTCCGCAAGGCCGTGGATAGCTATCGGATCTGGTTGATTGCCAGCTGCGGCGGAATTGAAGAAATCAAGCAGCAATTGGTGTTTGCCCACAATGAT ACCCAATACGGCAACCTTCTTCGCTTGGAGCCAGCCTCGGAGTCGCCGCTGCTCCTACCGGCCAATGAGCATAAACAACTCGTCGTCATCGACTTCGAATACTCCTCCGCTAATACGCCCACTCTCGAATTTGCGAACCACTTCACTGAGTGGTGCTACAATTACCACGATGAGGATCGATCGTGGGCCTGCAGCAACCGCATGTACCCCACGCCGGAGGAGCAGTACCGATTTGTATCGGCCTATCTGACCCATCGTCCCGGTATTCCCGGCTCTCCATTCGGGACTCCATCTATTCGCGCCCGTACCGCCACGCACATCACACCACTTTCTCTCGACGATGGACCTGAAGGAGCCAACCCACAGCAACTGCAGACAGAGTATTTTAACCAGGACGAACTGGATTCAGAGGTGCGGCAACTCATGCACTACACCCGGCTGTGGCGCGTGATGAACTCCGCGCAGTGGGTGGCCTGGGGTATTGTCCAGGCCAAAGTGCCGGGTATGGAGGAAGGCGTCGCCGAAATGCTGGCGGCCGAATCAAACTCGCAGGACGCACACAACAGCCATGGAAATGGCAATGACAACGACAATGGCGCCAAGAGACCCGCCGTGGATGGggatgtcgacgaggaagaagaattcgATTATCTTGCCTACGCGCAGGACCGCGCCATGTTCTTCTGGTCTGATatgctggcgctgggcctGGTGAATGAAGAGGAGCTTCCTGCGCCGATGGTTGACCATATCAAGTCGCGGATACTGGAGTACTGA
- a CDS encoding uncharacterized protein (ID:PFLUO_001094-T1.cds;~source:funannotate): MAPNTRAMLATALAALLSSTPVSGDSLKDIQHVVIFMQENRAFDTYFGTMAGVRGFQDPNVQVNADGKPIWYQYVDSSMSTNATSLLPWYLGYKGGNSTDAIQCMDAGDNGYQANQAALNHGLNNMWARNNTPWSWGHLERQDIPVQFALAEGWTMGDMYQEGQITATNPNRVTLVSGSINVPGGPQTPDQGGVYIDNNEVPGCESTGVDCYPLKWKTIYEYYQDAGVDWQVYQDTDNFDDNPLAWFQQFQNASKDSPLTQRGMSYLGLEDFYNRAGNGTLPEISFIVGPAELSEHPPYQPKDGGWLQQQVTNAVINSPKYKNTLLMVSYDETGGWGDHVTPFHSPKDTPGEWMEDPLDLFGDIFVGPGFRVPFYMISPWTRGGKVLTERADHNSQILFLEQWLAARGYKNVETSEMVPWRRAHMSNLLNAFDFDNPDYSLPNIPVAETPTTNSKGDYVGSAQCQAKYPTQRPPVPYGEQGDEESALWFEEGYKQVVGYLTEGRYLTFEKSGSALTNPGKGNNLSSSPASSSHNAKSQRWVIHYNSDEESQQFTISSALDGRWLGANGKLLPSTQASNAAEVKVTFLGASQGYSLQYVASGAYIDAPHGGSLRMSHTRKAPADGFAVWSVSYRD; encoded by the exons ATGGCTCCAAATACACGGGCAATGCTTGCGACTGCGCTGGCAGCGCTGTTGAGCAGCACTCCGGTCTCCGGAGACTCTCTGAAGGACATCCAGCATGTGGTTATCTTCATGCAGGAGAACCGCGCGTTCGACACC TACTTTGGGACTATGGCTGGAGTCCGCGGCTTCCAGGACCCGAATGTCCAGGTGAATGCAGACGGAAAACCCATTTGGTATCA ATATGTCGACTCGAGCATGTCCACCAATGCCACCAGCTTGCTGCCTTGGTATCTGGGTTACAAGGGTGGCAACTCGACTGATGCTATTCAATGCATGGATGCCGGTGACAACGGCTACCAGGCCAACCAAGCCGCCCTCAACCACGGCTTGAACAACATGTGGGCGCGGAACAACACCCCGTGGAGCTGGGGTCATCTGGAGCGGCAAGATATCCCCGTTCAGTTCGCTCTGGCCGAGGGTTGGACCATGGGCGACATGTATCAGGAAGGTCAAATCACTGCGACCAACCCTAACCGTGTCACGCTGGTCAGCGGCTCCATCAATGTCCCCGGAGGTCCGCAGACCCCGGATCAGGGTGGAGTGTATATTGACAACAATGAGGTGCCAG GCTGCGAGAGCACGGGTGTCGATTGCTACCCGCTCAAGTGGAAGACCATCTACGAGTACTACCAGGATGCTGGAGTCGACTGGCAGGTCTACCAAGACACGGACAACTTTGACGACAACCCGCTGGCCTGGTTCCAGCAGTTCCAGAACGCCTCGAAGGATTCCCCGCTCACCCAGCGCGGCATGTCCTACCTTGGACTGGAAGACTTCTACAACCGGGCCGGCAATGGCACTCTGCCCGAAATCAGCTTCATCGTGGGTCCCGCGGAGCTGTCTGAGCACCCGCCGTACCAGCCCAAGGACGGCGGCTGGCTGCAGCAGCAAGTGACCAACGCGGTTATCAACAGCCCCAAGTACAAGAACACACTGCTGATGGTCAGCTACGACG AGACGGGCGGCTGGGGTGATCACGTCACTCCCTTCCACTCCCCCAAGGACACGCCGGGAGAGTGGATGGAGGATCCGTTGGACTTGTTTGGTGATATCTTCGTGGGACCTGGCTTCCGGGTGCCTTTCTACATGATCTCCCCGTGGACCCGTGGAGGCAAGGTCCTCACCGAGCGCGCAGACCACAACTCCCAGATTCTGTTCTTGGAACAGTGGCTGGCAGCTCGTGGCTACAAGAACGTCGAGACAAGTGAGATGGTGCCGTGGCGCCGTGCTCACATGTCCAATCTGCTGAATGCATTCGACTTCGACAACCCGGACTACTCTCTTCCCAACATTCCCGTCGCTGAGACTCCCACGACGAACAGCAAGGGTGACTACGTTGGCTCGGCTCAATGCCAGGCCAAATATCCTACTCAGCGCCCTCCTGTTCCTTACGGCGAACAGGGCGATGAGGAGTCTGCCCTCTGGTTCGAAGAAGGCTACAAGCAGGTCGTGGGCTACCTCACCGAGGGCCGCTATCTGACTTTCGAGAAGAGCGGGTCCGCTCTGACGAACCCGGGCAAGGGCAACAATCTGTCCAGCAGCCCTGCGTCATCCAGCCACAACGCCAAGTCCCAGCGCTGGGTGATCCACTACaacagcgacgaggagagcCAGCAGTTCACCATCTCGAGTGCACTGGATGGCCGCTGGCTCGGAGCCAATGGCAAGCTGCTTCCCAGTACCCAGGCGTCCAATGCCGCGGAGGTGAAAGTGACCTTCCTTGGCGCTAGCCAGGGCTATTCTCTGCAGTATGTCGCGAGCGGTGCCTATATCGATGCCCCCCACGGCGGGTCTCTGCGTATGTCTCACACGCGGAAGGCGCCAGCGGATGGCTTCGCGGTGTGGAGTGTGTCCTACCGGGATTAA
- a CDS encoding uncharacterized protein (ID:PFLUO_001092-T1.cds;~source:funannotate), whose protein sequence is MTTPRKESGRVGSTKSRTGCDTCKIRRVRCGEERPFCLRCTSTGRRCFYRVQPAASVPNLPQLDNYGQSSHPERRAFEYYFHQAGPALSGILDLGFWSGSVLQICRLEPAVWDAVIALSALYERPPVHEARPFSLLKSPAAVRHSYHHDALVWYSRSLAALRQRIESGMADFTVSMIGCILFIAIELLQGNRNAAMTLYQQGAQIMSSGMEAGGQTAPSLLLSTIKPLFQRLGTWVLVIRGVRDDSWIPGLDSMTEQFTSLGEARNVLCGLVAEFKVLNTDVKDHWHEGIDDRLQDSPALILRQNHLLQQLQVWYELLTSLQPIQPSTGDVDGATATLLMTYLSILVETRACLDPSQTTFDQYEAEFIRILGYAPAAIASTCNPDGRQPSFTFEMGIYLPLFITALKCRAPLLRRQALRFLLQAPVVQGLYMCTPTSRLVAILIALEEDSTISLDDVASLEDLLGRPGRIPTARERIDGFMVSSQEDENGDPQPWLNYTLRDLNIDGSIWISQRSVRLPALANTQ, encoded by the exons ATGACGACACCCCGCAAAGAGTCCGGCCGGGTCGGCAGCACCAAGTCCAGGACAGGCTGCGATACCTGCAA GATTCGCCGTGTCCGGTGTGGCGAGGAGAGACCATTCTGTCTGCGCTGCACCAGCACAGGTCGGCGCTGTTTTTACCGCGTCCAGCCCGCAGCCAGCGTGCCGAACTTGCCCCAGCTAGACAACTATGGGCAATCTTCACATCCTGAACGGCGCGCATTTGAGTACTACTTCCACCAAGCCGGACCCGCTCTCTCGGGGATCCTAGACCTCGGTTTCTGGAGTGGTTCCGTTCTGCAAATCTGTCGCCTGGAGCCGGCAGTGTGGGATGCGGTGATCGCGCTGAGTGCGCTTTATGAACGCCCTCCCGTTCACGAAGCGCGTCCGTTTTCCCTCCTGAAAagtccggcggcggtgcggcATAGCTATCATCATGATGCGCTGGTGTGGTATTCGCGCTCACTGGCTGCCTTGCGGCAGCGGATCGAGAGCGGCATGGCTGATTTTACGGTGTCGATGATCGGCTGTATTCTGTTTATTGCCATTGAGCTCTTGCAAGGAAATCGCAATGCTGCCATGACATTGTATCAACAGGGGGCGCAGATTATGTCCAGTGGCATGGAAGCAGGTGGTCAAACGGCGCCTTCACTACTCCTGTCCACGATCAAGCCTCTTTTTCAGCGGCTCGGTACCTGGGTGCTCGTTATTCGAGGCGTTCGTGATGATAGTTGGATTCCCGGGCTGGATAGTATGACGGAACAATTCACCTCGCTGGGGGAGGCTCGAAATGTCCTTTGCGGTCTTGTTGCAGAATTCAAGGTGCTCAACACCGATGTCAAGGATCATTGGCATGAAGGGATTGATGATCGCCTACAAGACTCGCCGGCTCTCATACTGCGACAAAatcatctgctccagcagctgcaggtTTGGTACGAGCTTCTCACCTCTCTCCAGCCAATTCAACCAAGCACCGGTGATGTCGACGGTGCCACTGCAACCCTTCTCATGACCTACCTCAGCATCCTGGTTGAAACCAGGGCCTGCTTGGACCCTAGTCAAACCACATTTGACCAGTACGAGGCCGAGTTCATCCGGATTCTCGGCTACGCTCCCGCCGCGATCGCATCAACATGCAACCCAGACGGCAGACAACCCTCGTTTACTTTTGAAATGGGGATCTACCTTCCTCTTTTCATTACCGCGCTTAAATGTCGTGCTCCTCTGCTGCGACGCCAGGCATTGCGGTTTCTGCTGCAAGCCCCGGTCGTACAGGGTCTGTACATGTGCACTCCGACCTCTCGGCTCGTGGCCATACTCATCGCCTTAGAGGAAGACTCGACGATCTCGCTAGACGATGTCGCATCATTAGAGGACCTGCTGGGACGGCCTGGCCGGATCCCGACTGCTCGTGAGCGCATCGACGGATTCATGGTCTCGTCGCAGGAAGACGAAAACGGGGACCCACAGCCGTGGTTGAATTATACACTTCGCGATTTGAATATTGACGGGTCGATCTGGATTTCCCAACGATCCGTGCGACTGCCCGCGCTGGCCAATACTCAGTAA
- a CDS encoding uncharacterized protein (ID:PFLUO_001093-T1.cds;~source:funannotate), with the protein MKLSATILTSILATSVVAFDKWQPWGKRDYACVNVYQGIPDYSTVKAGQTIHLRFNREPTTHCSDPLNKYPGDEYSVWLYNNPVRHLDTISFDQSIKIVSGIRGAEGVVAVKIPEHLPGVKNGDAWYLRLSTDLSTAPQMPTIYNAAGPFTITAA; encoded by the exons ATGAAGCTCTCAGCAACAATCCTAACCTCCATCCTAGCCACCAGCGTCGTTGCCTTCGACAAATGGCAGC CGTGGGGCAAACGCGACTACGCCTGCGTGAACGTCTACCAAGGAATTCCCGACTACTCCACCGTAAAGGCTGGCCAAACAATCCACCTCCGTTTCAACCGAGAGCCAACAACGCACTGCTCGGACCCGCTGAACAAATACCCCGGCGACGAGTACAGCGTGTGGCTGTACAACAACCCCGTGCGCCACCTGGATACCATCTCGTTTGACCAGTCTATCAAGATTGTCTCTGGGATCCGCGGGGCTGAGGGTGTGGTGGCGGTTAAGATCCCGGAGCATTTGCCTGGGGTTAAGAATGGAGATGCTTGGTATTTGAGATTGAGTACCGATCTGTCCACGGCACCGCAG ATGCCTACGATTTATAATGCTGCAGGACCGTTTACCATCACGGCTGCGTAG